In bacterium, the following proteins share a genomic window:
- a CDS encoding T9SS type A sorting domain-containing protein, with the protein PMLNPAGVVIDSSDREQSFSCLTKSGENYYVGYIQLDDENNPYYSVKVAEVSLSGQVLWRRTLADSARNQATGDRQRLRLSPSSGGGVIAYWQEYRSDSNNGAQIYAQKIDSLGNALWTNGGVRVGASLQDQAYADAIQSGNHYWFVWKDVRDGGIAQIYCQRVSESGTLLWQGGHRVFTDPYVQIDPKVVAGRNGTVYLFWTQYFYNSELEDSRKFPIGVHLDENGLNADSLTWNGTNGIGVLSSYKGSIASAVPDGYGGAIIGISRLRTHFEENLVVAVQRIYDRTCVDVQEQVSEALPNEYTLEQNFPNPFNGETKFRFTLPVSGVVKVTIFDVMGREVVMPIHRQLQAGTFDVRWNGKSNTGTKVGSGVYFYRIEAGKYISTRKMVMVQ; encoded by the coding sequence AGCCAATGTTGAATCCAGCAGGCGTTGTTATCGATTCGTCTGACCGCGAGCAAAGTTTTTCTTGTCTAACAAAATCCGGTGAGAATTACTATGTTGGCTATATTCAACTTGACGATGAGAACAATCCGTACTACTCGGTAAAAGTTGCAGAAGTAAGTTTATCCGGTCAAGTGCTCTGGCGCCGAACACTCGCCGATAGCGCTCGTAATCAAGCCACCGGAGACCGACAGAGATTGCGGCTATCTCCCTCATCCGGTGGCGGTGTCATTGCCTACTGGCAGGAGTATCGCTCCGATTCCAATAATGGCGCACAGATTTACGCACAGAAGATCGATTCGTTGGGGAATGCGCTCTGGACGAATGGTGGTGTTAGAGTAGGAGCAAGTTTACAGGATCAAGCTTATGCCGACGCGATCCAATCGGGTAACCACTACTGGTTCGTCTGGAAAGATGTTCGCGATGGTGGGATCGCTCAAATCTATTGCCAACGGGTATCCGAATCGGGAACTTTGCTGTGGCAAGGTGGGCACCGTGTTTTCACCGATCCGTATGTTCAGATAGATCCAAAAGTTGTTGCCGGTCGCAACGGCACGGTCTATTTGTTTTGGACTCAGTATTTCTATAACTCTGAACTAGAAGATTCACGTAAATTTCCGATTGGAGTTCATCTCGACGAAAACGGTCTCAATGCCGATTCTCTCACATGGAATGGGACAAATGGTATTGGAGTTTTGTCCTCTTATAAAGGTTCGATTGCCAGTGCAGTTCCCGATGGATATGGTGGAGCCATCATTGGTATTAGTCGATTACGTACGCACTTTGAAGAAAATCTGGTAGTTGCGGTACAACGGATCTACGACCGCACCTGTGTCGATGTACAAGAGCAGGTTTCGGAAGCACTGCCCAACGAATACACCTTGGAACAGAATTTTCCGAATCCATTTAATGGGGAAACCAAGTTCCGGTTTACGTTGCCGGTATCCGGTGTCGTGAAAGTAACCATCTTCGATGTAATGGGGCGTGAAGTTGTAATGCCGATTCATCGACAATTACAGGCGGGTACGTTCGATGTCCGTTGGAACGGAAAGAGTAATACCGGAACGAAAGTCGGTTCCGGGGTGTATTTCTATCGCATCGAAGCCGGTAAATATATTTCCACCCGGAAGATGGTGATGGTGCAGTGA
- a CDS encoding T9SS type A sorting domain-containing protein, protein MIAHIRFSKLLMVTFSMLLFSTIAGAQYQQNQLRYPGDSLGLTIRGGSNLAWTRQISTGSDGISYIAWGEYGDYDYRVRGAAFDSLGNHLWTRTINNCIGDQDDPVVLAVPGGCIVAWIDYRDDVLGGAVYAQKLSPTGITQWHSLGDTIVGVRIAATPEQQLNIKMISDGGDGAILVWEDQRRGLSYDLWGTRILGNGQTAPGFRANGTPIAVAAASQPYNSDYSICTDGRGGAWVTWVDNRQSGDPDIYFQRLRANGTLLVDSTGFQLIGATGEQAKIRTVEDGRGGAFLVWYNNISLEENSELYMQRIDSSGTPRWNPGVAGVPLINVAGCQTNPRIIASGIDTCIVAWEDFRTDPAANSNEDIYINRVTGANTLVKLWGETGLPVCVNSYHQREMRMISDGSRGAVLFWEDERNYSSPEQDFFAQRVNSNGEIGWGENGIPVAFGFGGQRQPMGSMVRQRVFFAWEDSRNGSLPIYRTMLNSSGSPANNFPIGGIETVPDISWNCYDISILSNEPGRFITSWVDQRRMPLGSRVYYSVNNAITGAPIGCALNGNPITLDTTNRVSQSGGWDENPPILVATPDLGAISVFIKRNGDDQYIRYIWGQKISRNGERMWGNFGSQISSSHINPNNLCGVPDGNSGALICFTTVDTTTPFYYNRVRVQHILYNGEPQLHPDGLVIDSADCEQSFSYITKSGGNYYLGYLELYDEINFFYSVKVAKIDLYGQVLWRRTIADSARNTSNGNRQHLRLTPASDGGVVAYWQEYCTDSNDGGQIFAQRLNSNGIAQWDNGGIRVGFGTEDQSASRAVQSGNNFWFVWRDVRNGGNAQAYLQRVSEDGSLANPSGIQIYPSSNYQTDPNICAGSNGSVFVSWRQYGIRADSGATTNTLAKHFNANLQNADPVTWNQPNGIGVVTRYFSGENTLVSDGMGGALIGINRFRLHKEENLVVSVQRIYDRACVDVQEQVSEALPNEYTLEQNFPNPFNGETKFRFTLPVSGVVKVTIFDVMGREVVTAIHRQLQAGTFDVRWNGKSNTGMKVGSGVYFYRIEAGIFVSTKKMVMVQ, encoded by the coding sequence ATGATTGCCCACATACGCTTTTCAAAACTCCTCATGGTAACATTTTCGATGTTACTATTCTCGACCATTGCCGGTGCGCAATACCAGCAAAACCAACTCCGATATCCCGGCGATTCGCTCGGACTCACGATCCGCGGAGGGAGCAATCTTGCGTGGACCCGGCAAATATCTACCGGAAGCGATGGTATTAGTTACATCGCATGGGGCGAATATGGTGATTATGATTATCGAGTACGTGGTGCCGCTTTCGATTCGTTAGGCAATCACCTCTGGACCAGAACCATCAACAATTGTATTGGTGATCAGGACGATCCCGTTGTGTTAGCCGTTCCCGGCGGATGTATTGTCGCATGGATCGATTACCGGGACGACGTATTAGGTGGCGCAGTCTATGCTCAAAAACTCTCACCTACCGGCATCACGCAATGGCACTCGCTTGGCGATACAATTGTCGGTGTTCGGATTGCAGCGACTCCGGAACAACAGCTTAATATCAAAATGATTTCCGATGGCGGCGATGGCGCGATTCTGGTTTGGGAGGATCAACGGCGTGGCTTGAGTTATGATCTATGGGGAACCCGGATTCTCGGTAATGGACAAACTGCTCCCGGTTTTCGGGCGAATGGTACACCAATTGCCGTTGCGGCGGCAAGTCAACCGTACAATAGCGATTACTCCATTTGCACCGATGGACGCGGCGGCGCTTGGGTCACTTGGGTTGATAACCGCCAATCGGGTGATCCCGATATCTATTTTCAACGACTTCGTGCGAATGGAACATTACTCGTCGATTCTACTGGATTTCAGCTTATTGGAGCAACCGGCGAGCAGGCAAAGATACGAACAGTGGAAGATGGTCGAGGTGGAGCGTTCCTTGTTTGGTACAACAATATATCGCTCGAGGAAAATTCTGAATTATATATGCAGCGGATCGATTCGAGTGGTACACCCCGTTGGAATCCCGGTGTTGCTGGCGTGCCCTTAATCAATGTCGCTGGTTGCCAAACCAATCCCCGGATAATTGCATCGGGAATAGATACCTGCATTGTCGCGTGGGAAGATTTTCGTACTGATCCTGCTGCCAATTCGAATGAAGATATTTACATCAATCGTGTCACCGGTGCCAACACTTTGGTGAAGTTGTGGGGAGAAACTGGCTTACCAGTCTGTGTCAACAGTTACCATCAACGGGAAATGCGGATGATCTCCGATGGTTCCCGTGGCGCAGTTCTGTTCTGGGAAGATGAGCGAAATTACTCATCACCTGAACAAGACTTTTTTGCCCAGCGAGTTAATAGTAATGGAGAGATTGGTTGGGGAGAGAATGGTATTCCCGTTGCATTCGGATTTGGAGGACAACGTCAACCAATGGGGTCAATGGTCCGGCAACGAGTATTCTTCGCATGGGAAGACTCCAGGAATGGATCATTACCAATATATCGAACGATGTTGAATTCATCGGGAAGTCCGGCGAACAATTTCCCAATCGGAGGTATCGAGACTGTCCCCGACATTTCTTGGAATTGCTATGATATTTCTATCCTCTCGAACGAACCGGGGCGGTTTATTACATCATGGGTCGACCAGAGAAGGATGCCGCTTGGAAGTCGGGTTTATTACTCAGTCAACAACGCGATAACAGGAGCGCCGATTGGTTGTGCACTCAATGGAAATCCTATTACACTTGACACCACAAATCGCGTAAGTCAATCAGGCGGTTGGGATGAAAACCCACCGATATTAGTTGCTACCCCTGACCTTGGTGCGATTTCTGTTTTCATAAAGAGAAATGGTGATGATCAATATATACGATATATATGGGGACAGAAGATTTCCCGGAATGGCGAACGGATGTGGGGTAACTTCGGTTCCCAGATTTCATCGTCACATATTAATCCCAATAATCTTTGTGGCGTACCCGATGGTAACTCCGGCGCGCTGATTTGTTTTACTACAGTAGATACAACCACTCCATTTTATTACAATCGGGTTCGGGTCCAGCATATCCTGTACAATGGAGAACCACAACTGCATCCCGATGGGTTGGTAATCGATTCGGCTGATTGTGAGCAGTCTTTTTCCTACATAACAAAATCCGGTGGGAATTACTACCTCGGTTACCTCGAATTGTATGACGAAATCAATTTTTTCTACTCAGTCAAAGTTGCAAAGATCGATCTCTACGGCCAAGTTCTCTGGCGTCGAACCATCGCCGATAGCGCTCGAAACACTTCTAATGGTAATCGGCAACACTTGCGATTAACTCCAGCTTCCGATGGTGGCGTCGTTGCCTATTGGCAAGAGTATTGTACCGACTCCAATGATGGTGGACAAATTTTTGCCCAACGACTCAACTCAAATGGGATTGCCCAGTGGGATAATGGAGGTATTCGGGTTGGTTTTGGAACGGAAGACCAATCGGCTAGTCGCGCAGTTCAATCCGGCAATAACTTTTGGTTCGTCTGGCGGGATGTACGCAATGGTGGGAACGCTCAAGCTTATCTACAAAGAGTTTCGGAAGATGGTTCGCTCGCGAATCCATCGGGAATCCAAATCTATCCATCTTCTAACTATCAAACTGATCCCAACATCTGTGCGGGAAGTAACGGTTCGGTGTTTGTCAGTTGGAGACAATACGGTATTCGAGCGGATTCCGGCGCAACTACCAATACTTTAGCGAAACACTTCAATGCCAATCTCCAAAATGCCGATCCAGTTACTTGGAACCAACCCAATGGAATCGGGGTAGTAACAAGGTATTTTAGTGGTGAGAATACCTTAGTGTCCGATGGGATGGGTGGTGCACTTATTGGAATAAACCGATTCCGACTGCATAAAGAAGAGAACTTGGTCGTCTCGGTACAACGGATCTACGACCGCGCCTGTGTCGATGTCCAAGAACAGGTTTCGGAAGCGTTGCCCAACGAATACACCTTGGAACAGAATTTTCCCAATCCATTCAATGGGGAAACCAAGTTCCGATTTACGTTACCGGTATCCGGTGTAGTGAAAGTTACTATCTTCGATGTAATGGGAAGAGAGGTCGTCACGGCGATTCATCGTCAATTGCAGGCGGGCACCTTTGATGTACGTTGGAATGGGAAGAGTAATACCGGAATGAAAGTCGGTTCCGGGGTATACTTCTATCGCATCGAAGCCGGGATATTTGTATCCACCAAAAAGATGGTGATGGTGCAGTAA